Within the Dechloromonas denitrificans genome, the region CAGGGTGACGCCTTCCTGCCCCTGGTACTTGCCGCCTCTGTCCTTGTACGAGGTTTCGCACACTTCGTCGGATTCGAAGAACAGCACCTGCGCGCAACCTTCACCGGCGTAGATCTTGGCCGGCAGCGGCGTCGTGTTGGAAAATTCCAGCGTGACGTGGCCTTCCCATTCCGGCTCGAACGGGGTCACATTGACGATGATGCCGCAGCGCGCGTAGGTGCTCTTGCCGAGACAAATGGTCAGCACCGAACGCGGAATGCGGAAATACTCCATGGTCCGGGCCAGGGCGAAGGAATTGGGCGGGATGATGCAGCAATCGGATTCGATTTCGACGAAGGACTTCGGATCGAAATTCTTCGGGTCAACCACCGTCGAGTTGATATTGGTGAAGACCTTGAATTCGCGGGCGCAGCGAATGTCGTAACCGTAGCTCGAGGTGCCGTAGGAGACGATCTTCTGGCCATTTGCCTCGCGCACCAGTTCCGGTGAAAACGGCTCGATCATGCCGTGCTCTGCCGCCATGCGGCGGATCCATTTGTCTGATTTGATGGTCATTTCTTCTCGTCCGCGCTGCAAAAAACAAAGGCGGGATTTTACCCGCCTTTGTCTGGGGATTTGCCGAATTATTTAGGTATTCTGGACCACGATATTCGGGAACTTGGAAGTCATGTCCTTGGCCTTCTCGGCGATCTTGACCGCGACGCGACGGGCGATGCCGCGATAGATCTCGGCGGTACGCGAATCCGGCGCGCCGACCACGGTCGGCTTGCCGCCATCGGCCATTTGGCGGATGGCCATTTCCAGCGGCAGACTGCCCAGGAATTCGACGTCGTAATCCTTGCCCATGCGCTCGCCGCCGCCTTCGCCGAAGATATGTTCTTCATGGCCGCAGTTCGAGCAGATATGGATGCTCATGTTTTCGACGATGCCGAGGATGGGGATATTCACCTTCTCGAACATCTTCAGGCCCTTGCGCGCATCGATCAACGCGATGTCCTGCGGCGTGGTGACGATCACCGCGCCGGTCACCGGCACCTTCTGGGCCAGCGACAGCTGGATGTCGCCGGTGCCCGGCGGCATGTCGACGATCAGGTAATCGAGATCGTGCCAGTTGGTCTGGCCGAGCATCTGGTCAAGCGCCTGGGCGACCATCGGGCCGCGCCAGACCATCGGCGTCTCGACATCGACCATGAAGCCGATCGACATCGCCTGCAGACCGTAGGCTTCCAGCGGTTCCATGCTCTTGCCGTCCGCCGACTCCGGCTGCTGGCCGGCCAGGCCGAGCATTTGCGGCTGCGACGGGCCGTAGATGTCGGCATCGAGAATGCCGACGCGGGCGCCTTCCTGGGCGAGCGCCAGGGCCAGATTGACCGCCGTCGTGCTCTTGCCGACGCCGCCCTTGCCGGAAGCGATGGCGATGATGTTCTTGACCCCGGGCAGCAGCTTGACGCCCAGCTGCACCGAGTGGGAAATGATCTTGCTGAAGACATTGGCCGAGACGTTGCCGACGCCCGGCAGCGTGCGCACGGCGGCGATCACCTGCTTGCGGATGGCGTCGATCTGGCTCTTCGCCGGGTAGCCGAGTTCGATGTCGAAAGCGACGTCGGCGCCGTCGATCTTGATGTTCTTGACCGTCTTGCCGCTGACGAAATCCTTGCCTGTATTGGGGTCGACCGCAGCAGAGAGCGCCGTCTTGACTTGCTGTTCTGAGAGACTCATGGAAACTCCGGTGGAGAATGGGACAGTTGGTAATACCCGAGCGATTTTGTCCAGTATACCGCAAACCGGTTTGTCGGGTCAGCCATGCCGAAACAGCGCGGCGTAGCGCCACGCGGTAAAATCACGCTTTAATTTTCCAGCCTTCCGCTCCCATGTCGCGCAAAATCCTCGTCACCTCCGCCCTGCCCTACGCCAACGGCGCCATTCACCTCGGTCACCTGGTCGAATACATCCAAACCGACATCTGGGTGCGTTTCCAGAAAATGGCCGGCAACGAATGCTGGTACGTCTGCGCCGACGACACGCACGGCACGCCGATCATGCTGCGCGCCGAGAAGGAGGGCATCAGCCCGGAACAACTGATCGAGCGCGTGCATGGCGAGCATTACCGCGACTTTTCCGGCTTTCATGTCGGCTTCGACAATTTCTACACGACGCATTCGCCGGAAACCCGCGAATGCGCCAACGATATCTACGCCAAGCTGAAGGTGGCCGGCCTGATCGAGACGCGGACCATCGAGCAGTATTACGACCCGCTCAAGCAACTGTTCCTGCCCGACCGCTTCATCAAGGGCGAATGCCCGAAATGCCATGCCAAGGACCAGTACGGCGACAACTGCGAAGTCTGCGGTGCGGCCTATGCGCCGACCGACCTGATCGAGCCGTTTTCCGCCATCTCCGGTGCCAAGCCGGAACTGCGCAAATCGGAACATTACTTCTTCAAGCTCTCCGACCCGCGCTGCGAGGCCTTCCTGCGCCAGTACACCAGCCGCGACAACGGCGTCTTGCAGCCGGAAGCCGCCAACAAGATGCAGGAGTGGCTGGGCGCGCCGGGCGACAACAAGCTGACCGACTGGGATATTTCGCGCGATGCGCCGTACTTCGGCTTCGAGATCCCCGATGCCCCGGGCAAGTATTTCTACGTCTGGCTCGACGCGCCGATCGGCTACATGGGCTCGTTCAAGAACCTGTGCAGCAAGAACGGCCTCGACTTCGCCGAATATTTCAAACCCGATTCGACGACCGAGCTGTACCACTTCATCGGCAAGGACATCCTCTACTTCCACGCGCTGTTCTGGCCGGCCGAGCTGGCCCACGCCGGCTACCGCACACCGACCATGATCTTCGCCCATGGTTTCCTGACGGTGGACGGCGCCAAGATGTCGAAATCGCGCGGCACCTTCATCACCGCCCAAAGCTACCTCGACAGCGGCCTGAACCCGGAATGGCTGCGCTACTACTACGCCGCCAAGCTGTCGGCGAGCATGGAAGACATCGATCTCAACCTGGAAGACTTCGGCGCCCGCGTCAATTCCGACCTGGTCGGCAAGTACGTCAATATCGCCAGCCGTTCGGCCGGCTTCATCAGCAAGCGCTTCGCCGGCCAACTGGCCCCGGCCGCCGCCGAGCTGCCGGCCATCAAGTCCATCCAGGCAGCGGCCGGGCGGATCGCCGAACTTTATGAAGCCCGCGAATTCGGCAAGGCGATGCGCGAAATCATGGCCCTGACCGATGCCGCCAACCAGTACGTGGACAGCGTCAAACCCTGGGAACTGGCCAAGCAGGCCGGCAAGGAAGTCGAACTGCACGCCGCCTGCAGCAATGCGCTGAATCTTTTCCGGCTGCTCACCGTGCTGCTCAAGCCGATCCTGCCGGTGGTCGCCGGCAAGGTGGAAAAATTCCTCAACATCTCGCCGCTGACCTGGGACGACACCCGGACCCTGCTCGCCGCCGGCCACGGCATCAATGCCTACGAGCACCTGATGACGCGCGTCGATCCGAAGCTGATCGAAAAGCTGGTCGAAGCCAACAAGGAATCCCTGGCCCCGGCGCCCGAGGCCCAGTCGCAGCAGCGCCATGCCGAACACCAGCAGAAGGAAATCAAGGCCGATGCCGGTAATGAAGGCCTGTGCACCATCGACGACTTCATGAAGGTCGATCTGCGCATTGCCCTGATCGCCAATGCCGAACAGGTCGAAGGCGCCGACAAGCTGGTGCGGCTGACGCTGGATATCGGCGAGGAAAAGACGCGCAACGTTTTCGCCGGCATCAAGTCGGCCTACGACCCGGCCCAGCTGATCGGTCGCCTGACCGTGATGGTCGCCAACCTGGCGCCGCGCAAGATGAAGTTCGGCCTCTCGGAAGGCATGGTGATGGCCGCCTCCGACCCGGATGGCAAGACGCCGGGCATCTTCCTGCTGTCGCCGGACGCGGGAGCGCAACCGGGCATGCGAGTCAAATAACTACCAACGGAAAAACGGCCTGCCAGACAGGCCGTTTTCTTGTTGCAACGCAGCAAAATCGACCCCGGACTTAAAGTGATACTTTAAGTAACAGG harbors:
- the metG gene encoding methionine--tRNA ligase — protein: MSRKILVTSALPYANGAIHLGHLVEYIQTDIWVRFQKMAGNECWYVCADDTHGTPIMLRAEKEGISPEQLIERVHGEHYRDFSGFHVGFDNFYTTHSPETRECANDIYAKLKVAGLIETRTIEQYYDPLKQLFLPDRFIKGECPKCHAKDQYGDNCEVCGAAYAPTDLIEPFSAISGAKPELRKSEHYFFKLSDPRCEAFLRQYTSRDNGVLQPEAANKMQEWLGAPGDNKLTDWDISRDAPYFGFEIPDAPGKYFYVWLDAPIGYMGSFKNLCSKNGLDFAEYFKPDSTTELYHFIGKDILYFHALFWPAELAHAGYRTPTMIFAHGFLTVDGAKMSKSRGTFITAQSYLDSGLNPEWLRYYYAAKLSASMEDIDLNLEDFGARVNSDLVGKYVNIASRSAGFISKRFAGQLAPAAAELPAIKSIQAAAGRIAELYEAREFGKAMREIMALTDAANQYVDSVKPWELAKQAGKEVELHAACSNALNLFRLLTVLLKPILPVVAGKVEKFLNISPLTWDDTRTLLAAGHGINAYEHLMTRVDPKLIEKLVEANKESLAPAPEAQSQQRHAEHQQKEIKADAGNEGLCTIDDFMKVDLRIALIANAEQVEGADKLVRLTLDIGEEKTRNVFAGIKSAYDPAQLIGRLTVMVANLAPRKMKFGLSEGMVMAASDPDGKTPGIFLLSPDAGAQPGMRVK
- the dcd gene encoding dCTP deaminase, which codes for MTIKSDKWIRRMAAEHGMIEPFSPELVREANGQKIVSYGTSSYGYDIRCAREFKVFTNINSTVVDPKNFDPKSFVEIESDCCIIPPNSFALARTMEYFRIPRSVLTICLGKSTYARCGIIVNVTPFEPEWEGHVTLEFSNTTPLPAKIYAGEGCAQVLFFESDEVCETSYKDRGGKYQGQEGVTLPKI
- the apbC gene encoding iron-sulfur cluster carrier protein ApbC, whose product is MSLSEQQVKTALSAAVDPNTGKDFVSGKTVKNIKIDGADVAFDIELGYPAKSQIDAIRKQVIAAVRTLPGVGNVSANVFSKIISHSVQLGVKLLPGVKNIIAIASGKGGVGKSTTAVNLALALAQEGARVGILDADIYGPSQPQMLGLAGQQPESADGKSMEPLEAYGLQAMSIGFMVDVETPMVWRGPMVAQALDQMLGQTNWHDLDYLIVDMPPGTGDIQLSLAQKVPVTGAVIVTTPQDIALIDARKGLKMFEKVNIPILGIVENMSIHICSNCGHEEHIFGEGGGERMGKDYDVEFLGSLPLEMAIRQMADGGKPTVVGAPDSRTAEIYRGIARRVAVKIAEKAKDMTSKFPNIVVQNT